In a genomic window of Gossypium arboreum isolate Shixiya-1 chromosome 7, ASM2569848v2, whole genome shotgun sequence:
- the LOC108457561 gene encoding myosin-binding protein 2-like isoform X1, with translation MVSCTIPSWTLIGLVRSFLDLTLAYFLLCGSTLGFFAWKFFHVFGIHLPCPCSGFFGYPNTNLCWHKLLIQWPRTMIYSVQHQALDRFPFNSVSFNDSNAKPISADGKFGIGIIELEGEACSTSLSGLRLQTIVDKDSGYDAKGKRTINQKSKSGTRRRRRAASGNGKSSAVSLSDDKNTRAGTDMGEATRHDFELSSGEEKGLTFIKKIGFVGEEANRIGMLERALEEEKAKRAAIYLELEKERAAAASAADEAMAMILRLQEDKAAIEMEARQYQRMIEEKFAYDEEEMSILKEMLVRREKENHLLEKELEAYRQMNNRGEEQEECDFSYMSSKGGQLPSIPFGLDEDQLRMVKQAGNGGLTTKKEVERGPGWGSENEIPLAGERSHTADAYLTGKAEGLDDGDIAGQAIATKTVQGDERTCLTGEELKRNVEFCEAVDCNPHDPTVDMEPAVYDIHVVDDKVDILKEENTKESKLPSGSALNHKTLLYDSRGSFSAVGTEMLEIGAEIKCLRERLQIVRGEKVKLSFSSDQRKRIDTHLKLIEELVNQLREFQQLKEPVRQTSLPPLPSPFKVNSNRRRCRSVSDGIEDSA, from the exons ATGGTTTCTTGTACAATTCCTTCATGGACCTTAATTGGTCTTGTAAGATCTTTTCTTGATCTTACACTAGCTTATTTCCTTTTATGTGGATCAACCTTGGGTTTTTTTGCTTGGAAATTTTTTCATGTTTTTGGTATTCATCTGCCATGTCCTTGTTCTGGGTTTTTTGGTTACCCAAATACCAACCTCTGTTGGCATAAGCTGCTTATTCAATGGCCAAGAACAATGATTTACTCTGTTCAACACCAGGCTTTGGATAGGTTCCCTTTTAACTCGGTTTCATTCAACGATTCCAATGCCAAACCCATTAGTGCTGATGGGAAATTTGGCATTGGGATCATTGAATTAGAAGGTGAAGCATGTTCTACTTCACTTTCAGGTTTGAGATTGCAAACTATAGTGGATAAAGATAGTGGATATGATGCTAAGGGAAAGAGAACTATAAACCAGAAGTCGAAATCCGGAACTCGGCGCCGGAGAAGGGCTGCTTCCGGTAATGGAAAATCTTCTGCTGTATCATTGTCTG ATGATAAAAATACTCGAGCTGGCACTGATATGGGTGAGGCAACCCGGCATGATTTTGAATTGAGCAGTGGAGAGGAGAAAGGTTtgacttttataaaaaaaatagggTTTGTTGGAGAGGAAGCAAATCGGATTGGAATGTTGGAACGAGCGCTTGAAGAAGAGAAAGCTAAACGTGCTGCTATTTACTTGGAGTTGGAGAAAGAAAGGGCTGCTGCTGCTTCGGCTGCTGATGAAGCCATGGCGATGATTTTGCGTCTACAAGAGGACAAGGCTGCTATAGAAATGGAAGCGAGGCAATATCAAAGgatgattgaagagaaatttgcTTACGACGAAGAAGAGATGAGCATTCTGAAAGAGATGCTGGTTAGGAGGGAGAAGGAGAATCACCTTTTGGAGAAAGAACTCGAAGCTTACAGGCAGATGAATAATCGAGGAGAGGAGCAGGAGGAATGTGATTTTAGTTATATGTCGAGTAAAGGGGGACAACTGCCTTCGATTCCATTTGGTCTAGACGAAGATCAGCTGCGAATGGTGAAACAGGCAGGGAATGGTGGATTGACTACAAAGAAGGAAGTGGAGAGAGGTCCTGGTTGGGGTTCGGAAAATGAGATTCCGTTAGCTGGGGAAAGAAGTCATACTGCAGACGCTTATTTAACCGGGAAAGCAGAAGGACTGGATGACGGTGACATAGCAGGCCAAGCAATAGCAACCAAAACAGTCCAAGGTGATGAGAGAACTTGTTTAACTGGAGAAGAGCTCAAGAGAAATGTAGAATTTTGTGAGGCAGTAGATTGCAATCCGCACGATCCCACGGTTGATATGGAACCGGCTGTTTATGACATACATGTTGTCGATGATAAAGTAGACATTCTGAAGGAGGAGAATACAAAAGAAAGTAAATTACCATCTGGTTCTGCTTTAAATCACAAAACTTTGCTATATGACTCGAGGGGGAGTTTTTCTGCAGTCGGTACTGAAATGTTGGAGATTGGTGCTGAAATCAAATGCCTTAGAGAAAGGCTGCAAATCGTACGAGGAGAAAAAGTGAAGCTGAGTTTCTCATCGGATCAGAGGAAAAGGATAGATACCCATTTGAAACTCATCGAGGAGCTGGTGAACCAACTTCGAGAATTTCAGCAGCTAAAGGAGCCCGTTCGGCAGACTTCTTTACCTCCTTTACCTTCACCTTTCAAG GTAAACTCCAACCGGAGACGCTGCCGGAGCGTATCGGATGGAATCGAAGATAGTGCGTAA
- the LOC108457561 gene encoding myosin-binding protein 2-like isoform X2 — protein sequence MVSCTIPSWTLIGLVRSFLDLTLAYFLLCGSTLGFFAWKFFHVFGIHLPCPCSGFFGYPNTNLCWHKLLIQWPRTMIYSVQHQALDRFPFNSVSFNDSNAKPISADGKFGIGIIELEGEACSTSLSGLRLQTIVDKDSGYDAKGKRTINQKSKSGTRRRRRAASGNGKSSAVSLSGNFPTSAVAGVSCSYISGCETRREIKDNLGPVSEIEDSFPDDKNTRAGTDMGEATRHDFELSSGEEKGLTFIKKIGFVGEEANRIGMLERALEEEKAKRAAIYLELEKERAAAASAADEAMAMILRLQEDKAAIEMEARQYQRMIEEKFAYDEEEMSILKEMLVRREKENHLLEKELEAYRQMNNRGEEQEECDFSYMSSKGGQLPSIPFGLDEDQLRMVKQAGNGGLTTKKEVERGPGWGSENEIPLAGERSHTADAYLTGKAEGLDDGDIAGQAIATKTVQGDERTCLTGEELKRNVEFCEAVDCNPHDPTVDMEPAVYDIHVVDDKVDILKEENTKESKLPSGSALNHKTLLYDSRGSFSAVGTEMLEIGAEIKCLRERLQIVRGEKVKLSFSSDQRKRIDTHLKLIEELVNQLREFQQLKEPVRQTSLPPLPSPFKVNSNRRRCRSVSDGIEDSA from the exons ATGGTTTCTTGTACAATTCCTTCATGGACCTTAATTGGTCTTGTAAGATCTTTTCTTGATCTTACACTAGCTTATTTCCTTTTATGTGGATCAACCTTGGGTTTTTTTGCTTGGAAATTTTTTCATGTTTTTGGTATTCATCTGCCATGTCCTTGTTCTGGGTTTTTTGGTTACCCAAATACCAACCTCTGTTGGCATAAGCTGCTTATTCAATGGCCAAGAACAATGATTTACTCTGTTCAACACCAGGCTTTGGATAGGTTCCCTTTTAACTCGGTTTCATTCAACGATTCCAATGCCAAACCCATTAGTGCTGATGGGAAATTTGGCATTGGGATCATTGAATTAGAAGGTGAAGCATGTTCTACTTCACTTTCAGGTTTGAGATTGCAAACTATAGTGGATAAAGATAGTGGATATGATGCTAAGGGAAAGAGAACTATAAACCAGAAGTCGAAATCCGGAACTCGGCGCCGGAGAAGGGCTGCTTCCGGTAATGGAAAATCTTCTGCTGTATCATTGTCTGGTAATTTCCCAACATCAGCTGTTGCAGGTGTTTCATGTTCTTATATCAGTGGTTGTGAAACAAGACGTGAGATTAAGGATAATTTGGGTCCAGTTAGTGAAATAGAAGATAGTTTTCCTG ATGATAAAAATACTCGAGCTGGCACTGATATGGGTGAGGCAACCCGGCATGATTTTGAATTGAGCAGTGGAGAGGAGAAAGGTTtgacttttataaaaaaaatagggTTTGTTGGAGAGGAAGCAAATCGGATTGGAATGTTGGAACGAGCGCTTGAAGAAGAGAAAGCTAAACGTGCTGCTATTTACTTGGAGTTGGAGAAAGAAAGGGCTGCTGCTGCTTCGGCTGCTGATGAAGCCATGGCGATGATTTTGCGTCTACAAGAGGACAAGGCTGCTATAGAAATGGAAGCGAGGCAATATCAAAGgatgattgaagagaaatttgcTTACGACGAAGAAGAGATGAGCATTCTGAAAGAGATGCTGGTTAGGAGGGAGAAGGAGAATCACCTTTTGGAGAAAGAACTCGAAGCTTACAGGCAGATGAATAATCGAGGAGAGGAGCAGGAGGAATGTGATTTTAGTTATATGTCGAGTAAAGGGGGACAACTGCCTTCGATTCCATTTGGTCTAGACGAAGATCAGCTGCGAATGGTGAAACAGGCAGGGAATGGTGGATTGACTACAAAGAAGGAAGTGGAGAGAGGTCCTGGTTGGGGTTCGGAAAATGAGATTCCGTTAGCTGGGGAAAGAAGTCATACTGCAGACGCTTATTTAACCGGGAAAGCAGAAGGACTGGATGACGGTGACATAGCAGGCCAAGCAATAGCAACCAAAACAGTCCAAGGTGATGAGAGAACTTGTTTAACTGGAGAAGAGCTCAAGAGAAATGTAGAATTTTGTGAGGCAGTAGATTGCAATCCGCACGATCCCACGGTTGATATGGAACCGGCTGTTTATGACATACATGTTGTCGATGATAAAGTAGACATTCTGAAGGAGGAGAATACAAAAGAAAGTAAATTACCATCTGGTTCTGCTTTAAATCACAAAACTTTGCTATATGACTCGAGGGGGAGTTTTTCTGCAGTCGGTACTGAAATGTTGGAGATTGGTGCTGAAATCAAATGCCTTAGAGAAAGGCTGCAAATCGTACGAGGAGAAAAAGTGAAGCTGAGTTTCTCATCGGATCAGAGGAAAAGGATAGATACCCATTTGAAACTCATCGAGGAGCTGGTGAACCAACTTCGAGAATTTCAGCAGCTAAAGGAGCCCGTTCGGCAGACTTCTTTACCTCCTTTACCTTCACCTTTCAAG GTAAACTCCAACCGGAGACGCTGCCGGAGCGTATCGGATGGAATCGAAGATAGTGCGTAA
- the LOC108470853 gene encoding uncharacterized protein LOC108470853 — MTRGNQRERDRERAQARAGKGSKNKDDGLTPEQRRERDAKALQEKAAKKAAQAAAGGNNAGGGSKTKK, encoded by the exons ATGACTC GCGGTAACCAGAGAGAGCGAGATCGAGAAAGGGCTCAAGCCCGAGCGGGCAAAGGCAGCAAGAACAAGGACGATGGCTTAACCCCAGAACAACGCCGTGAAAG AGATGCAAAGGCCTTGCAAGAAAAGGCGGCAAAGAAGGCTGCGCAGGCGGCAGCTGGAGGGAACAATGCTGGAGGCGGAAGTAAAACCAAGAAATAA